In a genomic window of Thermoproteus tenax Kra 1:
- a CDS encoding nucleotidyltransferase family protein codes for MDVYTVLHKYCVFLYAAEPLEKCVGDVAARFELRYVVLFGSRALGYAAEFSDWDLAVKVGRRISLTELGRLYGGWRGAFPGS; via the coding sequence GTGGATGTTTATACTGTTCTACATAAATACTGTGTCTTTCTCTACGCTGCGGAGCCTCTTGAGAAGTGCGTGGGCGATGTGGCGGCGCGTTTTGAGCTAAGGTACGTAGTTCTGTTCGGCTCCCGGGCTCTGGGATATGCTGCGGAGTTCAGCGATTGGGATCTCGCGGTGAAGGTGGGGAGAAGGATATCCCTTACGGAGCTTGGCCGCCTATACGGGGGCTGGAGAGGTGCGTTCCCGGGAAGCTAG
- a CDS encoding S53 family peptidase has translation MDKLIAISILILISAVAVSAQPLYITCAAYGLYPSSFTHVIIWLQLNNVTTPNGLYYLLQQQYYNPQSPYFHKFITPQQFSEWYSPPQYVFTYIENVLQSNGLSILGTYPMAIVASGNASAVDGALSALSSAPQQISQWIIAGECVPIGYFSKGLRYKPEYIYVPMDSAVRAALNAKNFTYLGGVPAQLKIRNFEVWLPRGLQYIYDEMPLLSQGINGGGVKIGIVDAFGDVNFTLAEQGVYQNTASNDLDLFDKVFGLPPANLTVIYPVGVPTVTPFNYGDALGWSYETALDLEYAHTMAPGASLVLAVSPDAGDDLFIAVEYLINNSMVDFISLSWGLPEDVVLAPPPTPQLLRAYDEVFMQAAAEGIGVFAASGDWGAFDIFWQYFGLPIEPSVIYPASDPWVTAVGGTSLQAYMANGNIVRVESAWNWNAYYMWGSGGGYSFFFNETPGQLIARIAYERPVIYEPTLSELYGYKYFFYTVGHRGVPDVAADADPFTGVLIAINGSLSGLWGGTSLATPLTAGMTATVQSGLSTRIGYLAPTLYLMYSKYGKGVYQWNTSISAWSLFQGLGGALFPTFGGENGLYNVIVGSWNPVDGLGQLNVYGLYSALR, from the coding sequence ATGGATAAACTAATAGCGATATCTATACTGATACTGATAAGCGCTGTGGCGGTCTCCGCACAACCCCTATATATAACTTGTGCGGCATACGGGCTCTATCCAAGCAGTTTCACACATGTGATAATCTGGCTGCAGCTAAACAACGTGACTACGCCGAATGGGCTTTACTATCTGTTACAACAACAGTATTACAACCCGCAAAGCCCCTATTTCCACAAGTTTATAACACCGCAACAGTTTTCTGAATGGTATAGTCCGCCACAATATGTCTTTACATATATAGAAAACGTTCTTCAGAGCAATGGGCTGAGTATCTTGGGCACGTACCCAATGGCGATTGTGGCATCGGGAAATGCATCAGCCGTAGACGGAGCTCTGTCTGCGCTGTCCTCAGCGCCGCAACAAATTTCTCAGTGGATAATCGCGGGCGAGTGCGTGCCCATTGGCTACTTCTCAAAGGGCCTGAGGTACAAGCCGGAGTATATCTATGTGCCTATGGACTCCGCGGTCAGAGCGGCCCTCAACGCTAAGAATTTCACATATCTAGGAGGAGTGCCGGCCCAACTGAAGATAAGAAATTTCGAGGTATGGCTACCTAGGGGCTTGCAGTATATCTACGACGAGATGCCGCTATTGTCGCAAGGAATAAACGGAGGTGGCGTCAAGATAGGCATTGTTGATGCATTCGGCGATGTCAACTTCACTTTGGCCGAGCAAGGCGTCTATCAAAACACGGCGAGCAACGACCTCGATCTGTTTGACAAAGTATTCGGACTTCCGCCGGCCAACTTGACCGTAATATACCCCGTGGGAGTACCCACTGTAACCCCATTTAATTACGGCGACGCGTTGGGCTGGTCCTACGAGACCGCGTTGGACTTGGAGTATGCGCACACTATGGCGCCGGGAGCCAGTCTCGTCTTGGCAGTATCTCCGGACGCAGGCGATGACCTCTTCATAGCAGTTGAGTATTTAATAAACAACAGCATGGTTGACTTTATAAGCCTCAGTTGGGGCTTGCCAGAGGACGTTGTCTTGGCGCCTCCGCCGACGCCCCAGTTGCTCAGGGCGTATGACGAGGTATTCATGCAGGCGGCCGCCGAAGGGATAGGGGTGTTCGCCGCATCGGGGGACTGGGGCGCGTTCGACATCTTCTGGCAATATTTTGGGCTACCCATAGAGCCCAGCGTCATTTACCCGGCGAGCGACCCCTGGGTCACAGCGGTAGGAGGAACTTCTCTACAAGCCTATATGGCCAACGGCAACATAGTGAGGGTAGAGAGCGCGTGGAACTGGAACGCGTACTATATGTGGGGTAGCGGCGGCGGCTACTCCTTTTTCTTCAACGAGACGCCCGGCCAACTTATAGCGCGCATAGCCTACGAGCGCCCTGTAATCTACGAGCCGACCCTCAGTGAATTATACGGCTACAAGTACTTCTTCTATACTGTGGGCCATAGAGGCGTCCCCGACGTGGCCGCCGACGCTGATCCCTTCACAGGGGTTCTGATAGCAATTAATGGAAGCCTCAGCGGCTTGTGGGGAGGCACAAGCCTCGCCACGCCGCTGACTGCGGGGATGACCGCGACCGTACAGAGCGGTCTCTCGACTAGAATAGGCTATCTGGCCCCCACCTTGTATCTGATGTACAGCAAATACGGCAAAGGTGTATACCAATGGAACACGAGCATAAGCGCTTGGTCTCTCTTCCAAGGCTTAGGCGGTGCCCTCTTTCCTACATTTGGCGGCGAAAACGGCCTCTACAACGTCATAGTGGGCTCTTGGAACCCTGTGGACGGATTAGGACAATTGAATGTATATGGGCTGTACAGCGCACTGAGATAG
- a CDS encoding HepT-like ribonuclease domain-containing protein, protein MAVRRRRLRGATYRDAVEVVLDLIPPELRPIAKGISGMRNILVYGYADVRQDLLYEAMREELGSPEAVFDVL, encoded by the coding sequence GTGGCGGTCCGGCGGAGGAGGCTGAGGGGCGCCACATATCGAGACGCCGTGGAGGTAGTCCTAGACCTCATTCCGCCCGAGCTACGTCCAATAGCAAAGGGTATCTCCGGCATGAGGAATATCTTAGTATACGGATACGCCGACGTCAGACAAGACTTGCTCTACGAGGCCATGAGGGAGGAGCTCGGCTCACCTGAGGCCGTATTTGATGTATTGTAG
- a CDS encoding MBL fold metallo-hydrolase has translation MERPQRVGASWLLGSVAVDLSEPLDVKYVVLTHHHYTHTAGLFLSRPRAVIANPFEVGMLTNSVRFTEYIKAVVKRAGAPTVEPAPRPVPGRFYSIAAGWLDLEEASAQVVPCGSHTWGHTCYRFETGIFVGDIGGWIVSVNALRRVMALLRALGDVAVYPSHEPETTAAQYASQLERRLNKLTKAYAECLDEDTPYSMALCARGQGDVLRLAEEGVAFAKYFAEAGLARIVNRGGTYHIKKLA, from the coding sequence GTGGAGAGGCCTCAGAGAGTAGGCGCTTCGTGGTTGTTGGGCTCTGTTGCGGTGGACCTCTCCGAACCTCTTGACGTCAAATACGTCGTTTTGACCCATCACCACTACACTCATACAGCGGGCTTGTTCTTGTCAAGGCCGCGCGCAGTGATAGCCAACCCCTTCGAGGTGGGCATGTTGACCAACAGTGTCCGATTCACGGAATACATCAAGGCAGTGGTCAAGAGGGCCGGCGCACCCACCGTAGAGCCCGCGCCAAGGCCTGTGCCAGGCCGGTTCTACAGCATCGCCGCTGGATGGCTAGACCTTGAGGAGGCCTCGGCCCAAGTGGTCCCCTGCGGATCCCACACTTGGGGACACACATGCTATAGGTTTGAGACCGGGATATTCGTGGGAGATATAGGCGGATGGATCGTCAGCGTGAACGCTCTGAGACGCGTCATGGCCCTCCTCCGGGCTCTAGGCGATGTCGCAGTCTATCCATCGCATGAGCCCGAGACCACGGCCGCTCAATACGCATCACAACTGGAGCGTAGATTAAACAAATTAACCAAGGCCTATGCTGAGTGTCTAGACGAGGATACCCCCTACTCTATGGCATTATGCGCCCGCGGTCAGGGCGATGTCTTGAGGCTCGCCGAAGAGGGCGTGGCGTTCGCCAAATACTTCGCTGAGGCGGGCCTAGCGAGAATAGTGAACAGAGGGGGTACTTATCACATCAAGAAGCTCGCGTAG
- a CDS encoding amidohydrolase family protein — MCFTVVGKAYIGGRIEDVSILVENGIIRSLRSTRAGCRTLQFSRHYIILPGFVDIHVHFRDWGLSYKETLEGGAAAALAGGVVGVMDMPNTSPRINTAELYTKRIAEGSRLAIYYGVHMGVPEDLTELERARPRSVKIYPEDVEQYGWPHIEALLGRCSSLGCTAVFHCEDPAYFKGGSRPPEAEARCADRALLYARRGYKIHVTHVSLPYTVETLRGAATMDVTPHHLLLSQESCRDPGLCRVNPPLRSEEQRRRLLSLFLSGTVDMYATDHAPHALQEKKSPSPPPGICSLDVASSLLLRLWRDGLLDLSDVVRLYSARPARFSGFDVRLAPGAPASFSIFRLEEFVVSESDFRGTCRFSPLVGQRAFGRAVAVASKGVLRLLETGEVLS; from the coding sequence GTGTGTTTCACTGTAGTGGGCAAGGCGTACATCGGAGGGCGCATTGAGGACGTTTCTATTCTCGTCGAGAACGGCATCATCAGATCGCTTAGGAGCACAAGGGCCGGATGCCGCACGCTACAGTTCTCGCGGCATTATATAATCTTGCCGGGCTTCGTCGATATACACGTGCACTTCAGAGACTGGGGGCTGTCCTACAAGGAGACCCTTGAGGGCGGCGCGGCCGCAGCCCTCGCGGGGGGCGTCGTGGGAGTCATGGATATGCCAAACACTTCGCCGCGTATAAACACAGCCGAGCTATACACCAAGAGGATCGCTGAGGGCTCGCGTCTCGCTATATATTACGGTGTACATATGGGAGTCCCAGAGGACCTCACGGAGCTCGAGAGGGCGCGGCCTCGCTCTGTGAAAATATACCCAGAGGACGTAGAGCAGTACGGCTGGCCGCACATAGAGGCGCTTCTGGGGAGATGCTCCTCCCTCGGCTGCACCGCCGTGTTCCACTGCGAGGACCCTGCGTACTTCAAAGGGGGCTCCAGGCCGCCCGAGGCCGAGGCCCGATGCGCCGATAGGGCATTGCTCTACGCCCGTAGGGGCTACAAAATACACGTCACACACGTCTCTCTGCCCTACACTGTAGAGACTCTGAGGGGCGCCGCAACGATGGACGTCACGCCGCACCACTTACTCCTCAGCCAGGAGAGCTGCAGAGATCCAGGTCTCTGCAGAGTCAACCCTCCGCTACGTTCCGAGGAGCAGAGGAGGCGTTTGCTCTCCCTCTTCCTCTCAGGCACCGTGGATATGTATGCTACAGACCACGCCCCTCACGCGCTGCAGGAGAAAAAGTCGCCGAGCCCTCCGCCGGGGATATGTAGTCTTGACGTGGCGTCGTCGTTGTTGTTGCGCCTCTGGCGCGACGGGCTTCTGGACTTGAGCGATGTCGTGAGGCTCTACTCGGCCCGCCCGGCGAGATTCTCCGGGTTCGACGTAAGGCTCGCTCCAGGCGCCCCCGCGTCTTTCTCCATTTTCAGACTCGAGGAGTTCGTGGTCTCGGAGTCGGACTTCAGAGGGACTTGCCGCTTCTCGCCTCTAGTCGGCCAGAGGGCCTTCGGGAGGGCTGTCGCAGTTGCCTCAAAGGGCGTCCTACGCCTGTTGGAGACCGGCGAGGTTCTCAGCTGA
- the mqnC gene encoding cyclic dehypoxanthinyl futalosine synthase encodes MDRGEIEELLKRDLWELGSEAWRIRSKLYGRVTTYISSMVLNYTNVCVIECEFCPFWRRRGEQDAYALSVEEALRRVLEVDAKYGLRQVLVQGGINPDIGIEYFEELFRAIKSKAPHIAIHALSPLEVDYLARRERASWREVLERLREAGMDSMPGGGGEILVDRVRREISPKKIGSEIWLRIMEEAHKLGIPTSATMMYGHVETQEEWAEHLWKIADLQRRTKGFMAFIAWNYEPAGNPLGRRVKYAKTAATLLRVVAVARIAFTGESFIPHIQSSWLTNGPEAAELAMYFGADDFGGTLYEERVLESQRRISPIGTREDVVMLIERAGFTPAERDNWYRIIS; translated from the coding sequence GTGGACAGAGGCGAGATCGAGGAGCTCCTCAAGAGGGATCTCTGGGAGCTGGGCTCGGAGGCTTGGAGAATCAGAAGCAAACTATACGGCAGAGTCACTACCTATATATCAAGCATGGTGTTGAACTACACGAACGTGTGCGTGATAGAGTGCGAGTTCTGTCCCTTCTGGAGGAGGCGCGGTGAACAAGACGCCTACGCGCTGAGCGTGGAGGAGGCACTGAGGAGAGTGTTAGAGGTGGACGCAAAATACGGCTTGAGGCAAGTGTTAGTACAAGGCGGTATCAACCCCGATATAGGGATAGAGTACTTCGAGGAGCTGTTCAGAGCTATAAAGTCCAAGGCGCCGCACATAGCCATCCACGCGCTCTCCCCCCTTGAGGTCGACTATCTGGCTAGGAGGGAAAGAGCCAGCTGGAGGGAGGTCCTGGAGAGGTTGCGGGAGGCCGGCATGGACTCCATGCCGGGAGGAGGAGGGGAGATCTTAGTGGACAGAGTGAGGCGCGAGATATCGCCTAAAAAAATAGGCTCGGAGATTTGGCTGAGGATAATGGAGGAGGCACACAAGTTGGGCATACCTACCTCGGCCACAATGATGTATGGACACGTGGAGACCCAGGAAGAGTGGGCTGAACATCTGTGGAAGATAGCAGATCTACAGAGAAGGACGAAGGGCTTTATGGCGTTTATAGCCTGGAATTATGAGCCGGCGGGCAACCCGCTGGGGCGTAGAGTCAAATACGCCAAGACGGCCGCTACTCTGCTCAGAGTTGTGGCCGTTGCGCGCATCGCGTTCACGGGCGAGTCCTTCATACCGCACATACAGTCCAGCTGGCTCACTAATGGGCCCGAGGCGGCTGAGTTGGCCATGTATTTCGGCGCGGACGACTTCGGCGGCACGCTCTACGAAGAGAGAGTGTTGGAGAGCCAGAGGAGGATCTCACCCATCGGGACTAGGGAGGATGTTGTGATGTTAATAGAGAGGGCCGGCTTCACGCCCGCAGAGAGGGACAACTGGTACAGAATCATCAGCTGA
- a CDS encoding menaquinone biosynthesis family protein: protein MQEIVVAHSPDADDAFMFYGITSGAVKSRFVFRELLADIETLNKLAVAGARLDFTALSAGALGFTDRYYVLRVGASMGDGYGPIVVARGGERPKLVAVPGRYTTATLLLRLAMPDVKTVEVPFDRIFDVVISGVVDAGVVIHEGQITYDRFGLRKLVDLGEWWHRETGLPTPLGVDVVRKDLGPETARELEELLSLSIKYAEAHPDEAMSYAAKFSRGLPLDDVAKFVRMYVNEYTRDMGRRGEEALRELLARAKRAGLVEMAEVELL, encoded by the coding sequence ATGCAAGAGATAGTCGTGGCCCACTCGCCGGACGCCGACGACGCATTTATGTTCTACGGTATAACCTCGGGCGCCGTAAAGAGCCGTTTTGTGTTCAGAGAGCTACTCGCAGATATTGAGACGCTAAACAAGCTCGCGGTGGCCGGAGCGCGCCTAGACTTCACGGCGTTGAGCGCGGGGGCCCTGGGTTTCACAGACCGTTATTACGTCCTGCGCGTCGGAGCCTCCATGGGAGACGGCTACGGTCCCATCGTCGTGGCTCGTGGCGGGGAACGGCCCAAGCTAGTGGCGGTGCCCGGCAGATACACGACCGCGACGCTCCTTCTGAGGCTCGCTATGCCGGACGTCAAGACCGTCGAGGTGCCGTTTGATAGGATATTCGACGTTGTGATCTCCGGCGTTGTTGATGCGGGCGTCGTGATCCATGAGGGCCAGATAACTTACGATAGGTTCGGCCTCAGGAAATTAGTTGATCTGGGCGAGTGGTGGCACAGAGAGACCGGGTTGCCCACTCCTCTGGGCGTGGACGTAGTGAGGAAGGATCTGGGCCCTGAGACTGCCAGAGAGTTGGAGGAGCTGTTATCTCTGTCTATAAAATATGCAGAGGCCCACCCCGATGAGGCCATGAGTTATGCGGCCAAATTCTCGAGAGGGCTCCCCCTAGATGACGTGGCCAAGTTTGTGAGGATGTATGTCAACGAGTACACAAGAGATATGGGGAGACGCGGCGAGGAGGCCTTGAGAGAGCTCCTGGCCAGAGCCAAGAGGGCAGGTCTAGTCGAAATGGCGGAGGTGGAGCTCCTTTAA
- a CDS encoding queuosine precursor transporter: MLAELVLWAVAVFGLTALFYRLLLDVLKIDPTTLAMAFYMVLLTISQYAASKLTYYLGFVVPAGTMTYVATVAMLDIITLREGFRFARNVVLAGFLSQFLITAVNQVVLLLPSAVGSNAQYETVFSTTARIAAASPIAYLAAETLDAYVISRVGGAVWKRVLYSDPAAMAVDTMVFMPVAFWGALPPNVFWQTVLGLLAAKLSLTPAVVGIVYLNRRYLLKRAYEASRSYNQL; the protein is encoded by the coding sequence GTGTTGGCGGAGCTAGTTCTCTGGGCGGTGGCTGTGTTCGGGCTGACTGCGTTGTTCTATAGGCTTTTGTTAGACGTCCTCAAGATCGATCCGACGACTCTGGCGATGGCATTCTACATGGTCCTGCTGACTATCTCACAGTATGCCGCGTCCAAACTGACGTATTATCTGGGCTTCGTGGTCCCGGCGGGGACTATGACCTATGTAGCCACTGTCGCCATGCTGGATATAATAACGCTCAGAGAGGGCTTCCGCTTCGCCCGCAACGTCGTCTTAGCGGGCTTCCTCTCGCAGTTCTTGATCACCGCGGTAAACCAGGTCGTCTTGTTGTTGCCCTCTGCTGTGGGCTCCAATGCTCAATATGAGACGGTGTTCTCCACGACTGCGAGAATTGCGGCGGCCTCCCCCATAGCGTATCTAGCCGCCGAGACTCTAGATGCCTATGTAATCTCCAGAGTGGGCGGCGCTGTGTGGAAGAGAGTCCTCTACTCGGACCCTGCGGCCATGGCCGTGGACACTATGGTGTTCATGCCCGTAGCTTTCTGGGGCGCCTTGCCGCCCAATGTGTTCTGGCAGACGGTGCTGGGCCTTCTGGCAGCCAAGCTGTCTCTGACGCCGGCCGTGGTCGGGATCGTGTACCTTAACAGAAGGTATCTGCTGAAGAGAGCCTACGAGGCCTCACGATCATATAATCAACTCTGA
- a CDS encoding MFS transporter, whose translation MPPRAWYLAAGFVIMCFNSLYQYTWNLLAPMIGRAMGLGVLAEAVGFTIYVIVSTVAQPAGGALADLRGPRGVGALSAVLSALGFIGAALAPGPALLYLAWGLGSAGEGVLYGIAFNLAVKWYQDKLGLATGLVSLGFGLGSAVANPLIASVGNYREATLAIGVVELLVLVPLSLLVDYPRGLSGVSPRRALLDARFWTLYASYALGAVPLLSLASSLHLLVGGGELVLLASLYPLLVGAARPLLGALADKWGPLKAIYLALAVSAAGTLAMLAGLDIVGVIAVGLTGGAIIILYLNLSSRIFGPKYATANNGLLYTAKAVGGTLGSAAFGYVYALGGARASLLFAAASALAAMAILAAQRGLERPLPRDPQL comes from the coding sequence ATGCCACCAAGAGCTTGGTATTTGGCCGCGGGCTTTGTGATTATGTGTTTCAATTCCTTATATCAGTACACTTGGAATTTGTTGGCTCCGATGATAGGGCGCGCCATGGGGCTGGGCGTCTTGGCAGAGGCCGTCGGCTTCACAATATACGTTATAGTGTCAACGGTCGCGCAACCGGCCGGCGGAGCTCTGGCTGACTTAAGAGGCCCGCGCGGCGTGGGGGCCCTCTCGGCCGTCCTCTCGGCGCTGGGCTTCATAGGGGCAGCCCTGGCGCCGGGGCCTGCGCTTTTGTATCTGGCGTGGGGGCTCGGCAGCGCGGGCGAGGGAGTGCTCTACGGAATAGCGTTCAATCTGGCCGTCAAATGGTACCAAGACAAGCTGGGCCTCGCCACAGGCCTCGTGTCGCTCGGCTTCGGCCTTGGGTCCGCCGTGGCCAACCCGCTCATAGCCTCCGTGGGCAACTACAGAGAGGCCACTTTGGCTATCGGCGTAGTTGAACTCCTAGTCTTAGTTCCGCTGTCCCTCCTCGTCGATTACCCGAGGGGGCTCTCCGGGGTCTCTCCGAGGCGCGCCCTGCTCGACGCGCGCTTCTGGACGCTCTACGCCTCCTACGCCCTCGGCGCAGTGCCCCTCCTCTCGTTGGCCTCCTCGCTACATCTCTTGGTCGGCGGAGGGGAACTCGTCCTCTTGGCCTCCCTCTATCCCCTCCTAGTTGGAGCCGCGAGACCGCTGTTGGGCGCCCTCGCTGACAAGTGGGGCCCCCTCAAGGCCATCTATCTGGCCCTCGCTGTCAGCGCCGCCGGCACGCTCGCAATGTTGGCAGGTCTGGACATAGTGGGCGTCATCGCCGTGGGTCTCACGGGCGGCGCCATCATAATCCTCTATTTGAACCTCTCCAGCAGGATCTTCGGGCCCAAGTACGCTACTGCTAACAACGGCCTCTTGTACACGGCCAAGGCTGTCGGCGGGACTCTCGGCAGCGCTGCCTTCGGCTACGTCTACGCCCTCGGGGGCGCCCGGGCATCCCTCCTTTTCGCTGCTGCGTCAGCGTTGGCGGCCATGGCCATATTGGCGGCGCAGCGCGGACTGGAGAGGCCCCTCCCAAGGGACCCCCAGTTGTAG
- a CDS encoding MqnA/MqnD/SBP family protein, which yields MKVVRIKYAHSDPLFWRAKLDVIEAGNLEAAKLIEGGVADIGFVPITMAAEMQLPIVPRLAIYSVGPIISVRLFKGSGAGPPCAVNDTTVAARALSMLMGLRFDRCPDPWAALRERAGVLVVGDEALKMADSGIPHIVDVGELWWERTGLPLVFAVLVARPGARGLEEAIREMENSVAAFYENPRPLVEAVAKRLSVRLELIEEYFSRSRYLVNDSIVEAIKREAEILGLPPLRFWKS from the coding sequence GTGAAAGTTGTGAGAATCAAGTATGCGCACAGCGATCCTCTGTTCTGGAGAGCCAAGCTCGACGTCATCGAGGCGGGCAACTTGGAGGCCGCTAAGCTCATAGAGGGAGGCGTTGCAGACATAGGCTTCGTGCCCATAACTATGGCCGCAGAGATGCAATTGCCTATAGTCCCGCGCCTGGCTATATACAGCGTGGGACCGATAATATCGGTGCGGCTCTTCAAGGGAAGCGGGGCCGGGCCCCCTTGCGCTGTGAACGATACCACTGTGGCGGCCAGAGCTCTCTCAATGTTGATGGGCTTGAGGTTCGATAGATGCCCCGACCCATGGGCCGCTCTACGCGAGCGGGCCGGCGTGCTTGTCGTCGGCGATGAGGCGTTGAAGATGGCCGACTCAGGTATCCCTCATATAGTGGATGTCGGCGAGCTCTGGTGGGAGAGGACTGGCCTACCGTTGGTCTTCGCCGTTTTGGTGGCCAGACCCGGGGCCCGCGGCCTTGAAGAGGCCATTAGAGAGATGGAGAACTCAGTCGCCGCGTTCTACGAGAACCCGAGGCCCCTCGTAGAGGCGGTTGCCAAGAGGCTTTCAGTGAGACTTGAGCTTATAGAGGAGTACTTCTCCCGCTCTCGCTACCTCGTCAACGACTCTATTGTGGAAGCCATCAAAAGGGAGGCCGAGATACTGGGTCTTCCCCCGCTCCGCTTCTGGAAAAGTTAA
- a CDS encoding CofH family radical SAM protein, with product MDPREIVDAALRGLSKDEAVSLLREGDFMALAKAAEEVTLRTYGDVVTFVNNIVVNYSNVCVAKCPICAFYRLPGHREAYTRTPEEVAKIVAAAQRELGVTELHINGGFNPELSVEYFESVFKAVKAAAPSVTIKGPTMAEIDYYSRLWRMTWREVLERLRAAGLDAISGGGAEIFADEVRKIIAPYKLDGETWLRIAEEAHKLGIPSNATMLYGHVERPEHIVDHIFKVKELQERTRGVLTFIPIKFSPYNTELYARGIVRGPAPASYDVKIVAVARLILLDRVKVAAYWTSTGKRTASVLLKAGANDLVGTMYNEAVLRSAGMAGRATVDELAEIAREAGRRPALRDTFHRVLTWL from the coding sequence ATGGATCCGCGCGAGATAGTCGATGCGGCCCTCCGCGGCCTGAGCAAGGACGAGGCCGTCTCCCTCTTGAGGGAGGGCGACTTCATGGCTTTGGCCAAGGCCGCCGAAGAGGTGACTCTGAGGACTTACGGCGATGTCGTGACATTTGTCAACAATATCGTAGTGAACTACAGCAACGTCTGTGTGGCGAAATGCCCCATATGTGCATTCTACAGACTCCCAGGACACCGCGAGGCCTACACAAGAACTCCAGAGGAGGTCGCCAAGATAGTCGCCGCGGCGCAGAGGGAGCTCGGCGTTACGGAGCTCCACATAAACGGCGGATTCAACCCGGAGCTCTCCGTGGAGTACTTCGAATCTGTCTTCAAGGCTGTGAAGGCAGCGGCCCCCAGCGTGACGATAAAGGGGCCCACCATGGCCGAAATAGACTACTACTCCAGGCTCTGGCGCATGACATGGAGGGAGGTTCTCGAGCGCCTCCGGGCCGCAGGGCTCGATGCAATCTCGGGGGGTGGCGCGGAGATCTTTGCAGACGAGGTCAGGAAGATTATTGCTCCCTACAAGTTGGACGGAGAGACTTGGTTGAGGATAGCCGAAGAGGCACACAAGTTGGGCATACCCAGCAACGCCACTATGCTCTACGGACACGTCGAGAGGCCGGAGCACATAGTCGATCATATATTCAAGGTCAAGGAGCTCCAAGAGAGAACTAGAGGCGTATTGACCTTTATACCGATTAAGTTCTCTCCGTATAACACCGAACTCTACGCAAGGGGCATAGTGAGGGGGCCGGCCCCTGCCTCATACGACGTGAAGATAGTGGCGGTGGCCCGGCTAATCCTCTTGGACAGAGTGAAAGTGGCCGCCTATTGGACATCGACAGGCAAGAGGACGGCCTCAGTTCTGCTCAAGGCGGGGGCCAACGACCTAGTGGGGACAATGTACAACGAGGCAGTGCTCAGATCAGCTGGGATGGCCGGGCGGGCCACAGTAGACGAGCTGGCCGAAATAGCAAGGGAGGCCGGGCGGAGGCCCGCTCTGAGGGATACCTTCCACCGCGTCTTAACATGGCTGTGA
- a CDS encoding DUF123 domain-containing protein — protein MVVFECPDASVDTGAKRFVLRRGLYAYVGSCGASCVKRITRHLRRPLKRHWHVDFLPCAPLLAVVFRLDEKELAQRLSARLEYVPRFGSSDDPRALSHLFRVQSLRELLDVISTPSVHYSR, from the coding sequence GTGGTAGTCTTTGAGTGCCCCGACGCGAGCGTCGACACGGGGGCCAAGCGCTTTGTCCTCAGACGGGGCCTCTACGCCTACGTGGGATCTTGTGGGGCCTCCTGTGTGAAGAGGATTACGAGACACCTCAGACGCCCCCTCAAGAGACACTGGCACGTGGATTTCCTTCCGTGCGCCCCGCTTCTCGCTGTAGTGTTTCGCCTTGACGAGAAGGAGCTGGCCCAACGCCTTTCTGCGAGGCTGGAGTATGTGCCGCGCTTTGGCTCCAGCGACGACCCCCGCGCTCTCTCGCATCTGTTTAGGGTCCAGTCGCTACGCGAGCTTCTTGATGTGATAAGTACCCCCTCTGTTCACTATTCTCGCTAG